Part of the Pseudomonas baltica genome is shown below.
CAGACCACCGCGTTGTTAATTGACGATACCTTTGATGATCAGCACCATCCACCCCCTTAGTGAAGCCCTTCCAGGTGTTAAATGCCAGCCAGGGCCTCAGGTTACTCCTACTCAGTGCATAGACCCTGAGAGTCGCCCATAAAAATTTCAACAAACGGTAAATGCTCATGTCTGCGATAGCCCGTCCACTCGACAAGGCCGCGACGCCAGGTATCGGTGAAAAAATCCGCAGTGGCCTGGCCGTCGGCAAAACCCGCTGGGGCATGCTCGCCCTGGTGTTCTTTGCCACCACCCTGAACTACATCGACCGTGCCGCCCTGGGCGTCATGCAGCCTATCCTCGCCAAGGAAATGAGCTGGACGGCGATGGACTACGCCAACATCAACTTCTGGTTCCAGGTGGGGTATGCCGTCGGCTTCCTGCTGCAAGGGCGGTTGATCGACAAGATCGGCGTGAAACGGGTGTTCTTCTGCGCCGTACTGTTGTGGAGCCTGGCGACCGGCGCCCACGGGCTGGCCACTTCGGCGGCGGGCTTCATGGTCTGCCGGTTCATCCTCGGCCTGACCGAAGCCGCCAACTACCCGGCCTGCGTGAAGACCACGCGGCTGTGGTTCCCGGCCGGCGAGCGGGCGATCGCAACGGGTATCTTCAACGCCGGCACCAACGTCGGCGCCCTGCTGACGCCGCTGATGCTGCCGCTGATCCTCAGTGTGTGGGGCTGGCAGGCGGCGTTCCTGTGCATTGCCTTCCTGGGGCTGTTCTGGGCAGTGCTGTGGGGCCTGAAATACTTCAATCCCGAAGATCACCCGCGCCTCAGCGAAACCGAGCGCGCCTACGTGATGGGCGAACCCGAGCCGGATCAGCAAGGCGTGCCCTTCCATCGCATCCTGCGCATGCGCGGCACCTGGGCATTCGCCGGGGCCTTCATGTGCACGGCGCCGGTGTTCTGGTTTTACCTGTACTGGCTGCCGCCGTTCCTCAATCAGCAATACAACCTGGGCATCAACGTGACCCAGATGGGCATTCCGCTGATCATCATCTATGTAGCGGCGGACTTTGGCAGCATCGGCGGCGGGATTCTGTCTTCCTGGTTGATCGGCCGCGGCATGCAGCCGGTGAAGGCGCGCCTGGTGTCGATGCTGGTGTTCGCCCTGACCATCATCAGCGTGATCTTCGCCGCCGGCGCCACCAGCCTATGGGTCGCCGTCGCCGCCATTTCGGTGGCGATCGCCGCGCATCAGGCCTGGACCGCGAATATCTGGAGCGTAGTGATGGACTACACGCCCAAGCACATGATGAGCACCGTGTTCGGTTTCGGCAGCATGTGCGCGGCAGTGGGTGGGATGTTCATGACCCAGATCGTCGGCTATATGCTGACCAAGACCAACAACAACTACGCGTTGCTGTTCACGCTGATCCCGGTGATGTACTTCATCGCCCTGAGCTGGCTGTACCTGATGGCGCCACGCAAGGTGCCGGTGCTGGATCAGGCCTGATTCTGCGGCAGTCTCGCGGGCCTCTTCGCGGGCAAGCCTTGCTTCCACAGGGGTACCCGTGTGGAGGCAAGGCTTGCCCGCGAAGGACGCGCCACACCGCTCACATCTTGCGCGATGCCCGCCGCTGCAACCATGCTGCGGCGATACCGCTGGCGCAGATCACCGCAATGCCGATCTGCGCGGTCAGGCTCGGCGTGTGGTCGAAAATCAGATATCCCAGGATTCCCGCGAAGACGATCTGCGCATAACCAAAGGGCGCCAATACCGCCGGCGGCGCGTGGCGGAAGGCTTGGGTCAGAAACAAATGGGCGCCCATCCCGCAGCCGCCCAGCGCCAGCATCAACACCCCGTGCCAGAACGTCGGCCACTGCCAGTAGAACGGCACGATAGCGCTCATCAGCAGCGTGTTGAAAATGCCCGCAAAGAAATTACTGGTGGTCGGGCTGTCGACCCGCGCCACCAGCCGGGTCAGCAGTTGATAGAAGCTGAAACACAGTGCCGAACAGAACGGGAGCAGGATCGCCGGCGTGAACAGTTCTCCGCCGGGATGCACGATCACCATCACCCCGCAAAAGCCCACCAGCACGGCGATCCATTGGCCGGTGCTGACGTTCTCCTTGAGCAGCGGTACCGACAGTGCTGTCACCAGCAAGGGCGCGAGGAAGTTGACCGCAGTCGCCTCTGCCAGCGGGATGTATTGCAGGGCTGTGACGAACAGCATGCTGGTGCCGAGCAGACACAGCGCGCGCACCACCTGGAGCACCGGACGTTTGGTGCGCAATACGCGCAAGCCGGACTGCGGCAGGAAGATGCCCATCATCAACAGCGTGTGGATCAGGTAACGCACCCAAATGACCAGCATCACCGGGTAAAAGCCCGACAGATACTTGGACAACACATCGTGGCCAGCGAACAGCAGAGTCGCTGACAACATCACCAGAATGCCCTTGAAAGGCTGGCTGGTGGCGGTCAACGACGTGTTGGTTGTACTCATGGGGCTATAGACGCTCCAGCACGCGGCGAGTGTGGTCGATGGCCATTTGCGCACGTTGCAGTGCGCTGACACCTTGCTCCAGCAGGCGTTGCGTAGGGATCTCGAGGCTCAATGGCAGGCTTGGCGGCAGCGCGCGCAGCAAGCCGACAAGGTCGCAGTCGCCCTCCCCCGGAAAACGCCGCTCCTGCCGCGCCTGGCGCAGGATCTCGGCCATGTCATCGGGCCTGGGGCCAATCACATCACATAATTGCGCATAGCGCATGCGCGAGGGCGACAGTGAAGCGATCTGTTCAAGACGCGAGCCCGAGCGATCGAAATGAAAGGCGTCGATCAGCACGCAACCGTTTTCGCGGCCGGCGTTTTCGACGACACGTTGCGCATCGGTGAAACGCTTGCAGTCGGTCCAGGGCATGAACTCCAGATGCGGATGGATGCCGTAGGGTGCGGCCAGGTCGCAGAGTTCGGCGAAGCGCTCGGTCATGCGTTGTTCGTCGGGGTCGTTGCCGGCCACGAGCAACTCGCCAGCGCCGAACTCCGCGCCGGCCGCCAGATGCACCGCGAAGTCGGCGACACGGGTGTCGGGCTTGAGCCGCAGGATTTCGATGTCCAGCACCTTGATGCCGGTGTCGCGCAGGCGTGCCAGGGTCTGGCGGCGCAGCTCGGCGTCACGCAGCAGAGGGAAATGATGTTCTTCGAGGGTCGCCGGCTCGGTGCGCAGACCGACATGGCTGTAACCGGCCCGCGCTGCGACTTCGATCATGTCGGGAGGGGACAGCTCGAGCACGGTGAGCGCGGCGAGGGAGATGATGCGTTGGCTCATGGAAGTCTCGAACGGCGAATATTTTTTATTTAGAACCTAGTTCCAGTTTTTTTGCAACTGGGAAGTAGCGGTCGCTGCTGAGGGCCTTATTGCCCGTTCACACCTCAACCAAACATCTCCGACGCCGGGCTGGCATTCGACAGTTCTGCCGCCGCCCCCACCAGCACTGCGGACAACTCATGTATGCGCGCCTCCGCAAGGCGCGCAGTCGGCCCCGCCACGCTCAGCACTCCCACTACCTGGCCACTGAGCGGATGGCGTACCGCCGCTGCCAACGCTGACATGCCCACCGCCGAGCTTTCGACCACCCAGGCATAGCCGCGCTCACGGGCCAAGCGCAAGCGATCGAGCAGCTCGATATTGTTGCGCGGTGCCTGAGGGCCAAAGTCCGCCGGGTCGGCAATGCCCTGAGCCTCGACCAACGCCAACGCTTGGGCATCGCTCAGGTGCGCCAGCCACGCGTGCCCCGACGCCGTATAGAACAGCGGCGCATCGCGCCCCATGTCCGGGTCGTACCGCAGGCCGGAGCGCGCGCCCTGGGACTTGGCAATCCAGGTCAGGTGGTCGCCCTCCACCACCCCCAGACGTACCAGCTCGGAGGTTTCCTGGGCCAGGCGATCAAGAATGGGCTGGACGATGTCGGCGCCGCTGTTGGCCAGATAACGAAAACCCAGGGCCACGAGTTTGGTCGACAGCTGATAACGGCTGTTATCCGGATTCTGCCGCACGTACCCCAGGCGGATCAGCTCGGCAAGCATGCGATGAGCGGCGCTCTTGGGTATCTGCAACTGCTCGGCGAGGGCTTGCATCGGCAGCCCGCGGGCATCACCCGTCAGGCTTTCCAGGAGGCTCAAAGCGCGTTCTATTTGACTACCAGCCATGGTTCAACGGAGTCCGGTCAATGATGAATAACCCCTCGCTACAGAGGTGAAAGGCAAGTGATGTGCGATCTTCGAACACTTGCGGCGGCCCGCCTCTTGGCGATCGGCCACTCGCAACCATAGAATATGGAACTCGGTTCCACAATACTACAACATCCGCCCCCAAGCCGAACCGAGTGCGAGGAGCAATGTTGATGTCTGCCCGCCCAGTGATACGCGCCACCGTCGATTGTGACGTGCTGGTGATCGGTTCCGGCGCCGCCGGCTTGGCCTGCGCCGTGACGGCCGCCTGGCATGGCCAAAAGGTGATTCTGGTCGAGAAAGACCCAGTGTTCGGCGGCGCCACCGCCTGGTCCGGTGGCTGGATGTGGGTGCCGCGCAATCCGCTGGCGCAACGCGCCGGCATCAACGAAGACCCGGCCGCGCCTCGCACCTATCTCGAACACGAGCTTGGCGAACATTTCGACGCCGCGCGGGTCGATGCCTTTCTGCACGCGGCGCCGCACATGGTGTCGTTCTTCGAGCGCCACACCGCGCTGCAATTCGCCGATGGTAACGGTATCGCCGACATCCATGGCGATACGCCCGGCGCCGGCACCGGAGGCCGCTCGGTGATCGCCGCGCCCTACAACGCCTATCAGCTGGGCAGCCTGCTCAAACGGCTGCGCCGCACGATGCGCGAGACTTCGTTCCTAGGCATGCCGATCATGGCCGGCGCCGACCTCACCGCCTTCCTGACCCTGACCCGCTCGTGGCGCTCGGCGCTGCATGTGGGCAAGCGCTTGACTCGGCATCTACTGGGCCTGGCCATTAAGGGTCGGGCCACGCATCTGGTCAATGGTGTGGCGCTGGTGGCGCGGTTGGCCAAATCGGCTGAGGACTTGGGCGTGCTGCTGTGGGAATCGGCGCCGGTTACCGAGCTGATCCACGAACAAAACCGTGTCGCCGGGGCCCACATCGATACGCCAAAAGGCCCCGTGGCGATCCGCGCGCGCAAGGCCGTGGTCCTCGCAACCGGGGGCTTCGCCAACGATATCGAGCGGCGCAAGGCACTGTTCCCCCGCACGCCGACCGGTGCAGAACACTTGGCATTGCCGCCGTTGGGCGCCAATGGCGACGGCCTGCGCCTGGGCGAAAGCGTCGGCGCGCAAGTGGCCACCGACCTCGCCTCGCCCGTGGCCTGGTGCCCGGTCTCGGCGGTGCCCTACGCCGATGGCAGTGTCGGGCATTTCCCGCACATCATCGAGCGTGGCAAACCGGGGATCATCGGCGTGCTGGCCAACGGCAAGCGTTTCGTCAATGAAGCCGGCGGCTACTACGATTACGCCAAGGCCATGGTCGAGGCCGCGCCCGGTGAAGAAGTCGCCTCATGGCTGATCTGCAGCCAGCCGTTCCAGCGCCGTTATGGGCTGGGTATCTCGCGGCCCTTCCCCATTCCGGTGGCCCCTTATGTGCGCTCCGGCTACCTGAAGATCGGCAACACGATCACCGAGCTGGCCCACGCCTGCGGTATCGATGCCGAGGGCCTGAATGCCACGGTCAGTGAATTCAACCGCCACGCTCGGCTGGGCGAAGACCCTGAATTCGGCCGCGGCAGCACAGCCTATAACCGCAAGCAGGGTGACGCGTTGCACACACCCAATCCCTGCGTCGCGCCTATCGAGCAAGGGCCGTTCTATGCAGTCAAGGTCCGGCCGGGCAGCTTCGGCACCTTCGCCGGGCTCAAGACCAACGCGCACGGGCAGGTGCTGGATGCCGACGGCCAGGCCATTGCCGGCCTCTACGCCGCCGGCACTGATATGGCCAGCGTCATGGGCGGCCACTACCCGGCGGGCGGTATCAATCTCGGCCCAGCCCTCACCTTCGGCTACATCGCGGCACGCCATATCGCCGGCGTTTGTGCTTATGAATAGCCGCCGGTGCCCGTTACCCGTCACAAGGAGATCAACGTGGACAACATCACCAACAAGCTGAACCTGAAAATGCCCAAGCTGGGCCTCGGCACCTGGCCCATGCTCGGCGATGAATGCACCGATGCCGTGGTGCAAGCGCTGGAACTGGGCTATCGGCACATCGACACCGCCGCCGGTTACAACAACGAAGCCGCAGTGGGCAAGGCGCTGGAGCAGTCGAGGGTGGCGCGCGAGCAGATCCACGTGACCAGCAAGGTCTGGTGGGACAAGTTGCAGCCGGCCGACATGCGCGCTTCGTTCGAGGCCACCCTCCATGCGCTGCGCAGCGATTACGTCGATCTGTTCCTGATCCACTGGCCGGGCAAGGACTGGGACCTGCCCAAGACCATCGAGACGCTGGTGTCGTTCAAGGAAAACGGCAGGGCACGCAATATCGGCGTGGCCAACTTCCCGCTGCCGCTGCTTAAAAAGGTAGTCGAGGAGCTGAATGCGCCGCTGGCCGCCATCCAGGTGGAGTACCACGTGACGCTGGGGCAGACCGCGCTGCTCGACTACGCCCGCCAGCACGATATGGCGCTGACCGCGTATAGCCCGTTGGTGCGCAACAAGGTATCGCAGATCGCCGAGCTACAGCAGATCGCCGCCAAGCACGGGGTGCTGCCGACGCAGGTGGCGTTGAAGTGGCTGCTGGATCAGGCGAATGTGGCGGCGATTCCGAAGGCCGCCAGCCAGGCCAACCAGCGGAACAATCTTGAGGCGTTGAAGGTGCAGCTGGATGATGAGGATCGGGCGCTGATTGCAGGGTTGCCGAAGAATCAGCGGCTGGTGAACCCGGATTTCGCGCCGCAGTGGGATGCCTGACAGCATTGACTGCCGCGAGGGGCTTGCCCCCTCGCGACATCATCGATCAAAAATCGAAAAACACAGTCTCGCCTTCGCCCTGAATACGAATGTCGAAACGATAGGCCAGTTGGCCGTCGACTTCGCAACGCTTGGCGATCAACGTTTCGCGGCGGGCCGGTTGCTCGATCAGGTTGAGGATCGGGCATTTGCCGTTGGCTTCGGCTTCATCCTCGAAGTACAGGCGCGTTTGCAGGTGGATGTTGATCCCCCGGGCGAACAGGCTGACGTTGATGTGCGGCGCCATCGGCACACCGGCGCTGGTGGTGACCACGCCCGGCTTGATGGTGTTCAGCGTCCACTCACCGGCATCGAAGGTGGTCGCCGTGCGGCCGAAGCTGTTGAAGGCGTTTTCCTGGTTGTATTCGGGCTGATAGCGGCCTTGATGGTCCGCCTGCCAGAACTCCAGGAACGAATCGCGCACCAGGTGGCCATTGCCGTCGTAGACGTTGCCCAGCAACAGGATGTGTTCGCCGGGCGCCTCGGGCTTGGCCAGGCGGTTCCACAGTTCCTGCTCCCGCGGTGGCAGGCCGGCGACCGCCAGGGCCAGGCCGATATGCACGTAGGGGCCGGCGGTCTGCGAAGGGGTTTCATTCAGCAATTGAATAGGCATGAGCGTGTCCCCCTCAACGGTTTTCAAAGTGCGTCTTGCGCTGACCGCGCAACACGATGTCAAAGCGATAGGCCAGGCAATCCATCGGATTGGCGTGGGCCATGTCGAGCCTGGCGATCAGACTCTGTACCGCTTCAGGGTTGGCGATCGACTTGACGATCGGGCACATCGGGATCAGCGGATCACCTTCGAAATACAGCTGGGTGATCAGACGCGTGGAGATCGACGGGCCGCTCACCGACACGTGAATGTGCGCCGGGCGCCAATCGTTCGGGCCGTTGCGCCACGGGTACGGGCCCGGCTTGATGGTGCGGAAGTTGTAATAGCCTTCGCTGTCGGTGAGCATGCGGCCGACACCGCCGAAGTTAGGATCGAGCGGCGCCAGGTAGCGGTCGTTCTTGTGGCGATAACGCCCACCGGCATTGGCCTGCCAGATCTCGACCAGGGTGTGCGGCAATGGCTTGCCGTACTGATCGCACACGCGGCCGGCAAGGATGATGCGCTCGCCGATGGGCAGGCCGCCATTGTTGAAGTTGAGCAGCAGGTCGTGGTCGTGCTCACCGAACTTAAGGTGCGAGAAGTCGGGGCCGGTGGATTCGCTGGCAGTTTGCGGGATGCTGACCAAGGCCTGGCGCGGTGAACGCGGCACAGAGGTCTTGTAGTCGGGGGTCAAGGCTTTGGGGTGCCAGTTACGGTCACGGATTACGAAACGACTAGTGTCTTGATCAGACATGTCGATCTCCTGTTATTTGATTTATTGAGAGCTTTTGCTGTCATACAAAGCCCACGGTCAGGCTTGGTACTAGTCTCAGGGAAAACATCCCGGGCCGATACTGAAAATAACCCTCGCATACATAACCGTATGGTTATGGATAACCCGAATAAAAGGATCTAGCCATGCTCTGGAAAAAAGGCCGGCGCAGCGACAATGTGGTGGACGAGCGCGGCGACGATGGCGGCGGCAGCGGTGGTGGCGGCTTTCGCATGGGCGGCAAGGGCCTGAGCCTGGGCGCAGTGGTGTTGATCGTCGGTTTCGGCCTGTTGACCGGGCAGGACCCGATGCAGATCCTCGGCCAACTGACCGGGCAGATGACCCAGCAGCAGAGCGCCCCAGCCCCGCAAACACGAAGCGCACCGCCGGCCAACGATCAGCAGGCCGAATTCGTGCGCTCGATTCTTGGCGATACCGAGGACACGTGGCAGGCGATCTTCCAGCAAGCCGGCAAGCAGTACCGCGATCCCAAGCTGGTGCTCTTCAGCGGGCGCGTCAACTCAGCGTGCGGGCTGGCCAGCTCGGCTACTGGCCCGTTCTATTGCCCGGCCGATCAGCAGGTGTATCTGGACATGTCGTTCTTTGACGAAATGTCTCGGCGGTTCTCAGCCTCCGGGGATTTCGCTCAGGCTTACGTGATCGCCCATGAGGTCGGCCATCATGTGCAAACGTTGCTCGGGGTGTCCGCCCAGGTCGATGCGGCACGCCAACGCGGGCAACGGATGGAAGGCGATGGTGGCTTGCTGGTGCGCCAGGAGCTACAGGCTGACTGCCTGGCCGGGGTGTGGGCCAACCACGCTCAACAGCGTCTGAACTGGCTGGAGCCGGGGGATATAGAAGAAGCGCTGAATGCCGCCAATGCGATTGGTGATGATCGGCTGCAGCAGCAGGGTCAAGGGCGCGTGGTGCCGGATTCGTTCACCCACGGTACCTCGGCGCAGCGGGTGCGCTGGTTCAAGGCGGGGTTTGCGCAGGGCCAGATAGGGCAGTGCGATACGTTCAAGGCGAAGAGTTTGTAGCTTAGTTATGCGGCGTTGCTCCCGGCCTCTTCGCGGGCAAGCCTTGCTCCCACAATACGGTTCCAGCGCCGTACACCTGTGGAAGCAAGGCTTGCCCGCGAAAAGGACCGCCCTGCGACCGCAGATATCAATGACCCAACCTAGAACGTCGCTTTGACCTGCAACCCCACCAGCAGCGCGTTGCCTTGATGGGTGCCGTAAAACGCCCCCGGTTCGATCACGTATTGCACATCCGGGCGCACCAGCAGCCAAGGGGTGATCTGCGCGCCGTAGCTGGCTTCCAGCAGTTGCTCGCCGCTATCGAGGTTGTCGATATTGTCGGCGCTGGCCAGGTCGGCGGCCTGCTGCTCCTGCACGTCGCGGGTCCGCGGGTTCAGCACCGCGCGGCCGTAAGCGAAGCCCAGGGTGTCGTGCTCGCGGTTGGCGAAAGTCTTGTGCAGCACCACGCCGGCCGAGTACCAGTGACTGAACGGCGACGTCGCCTTGTCGGTCTGCGTGGCCTGGGCGAACAGGTGCAGATTGCGCGTCGAATCACCGCTGTCACGCCACACGGTCTGGTCGGCCAATACATAGGCGCCGCTGCGGCCACTGTTTTCATGGCTGCTGCCGATACGCGTGGTATTGGACGTGTCGTAGTACCAGCCGAATTTGTACTGGCCTTCAAGCGCGCCGCGGTAGGTATACACCGCCTCGATCGGCAGGATATTACCGGTGGCGCCGTAGGACTTCATGGTCCATGCATAGCGCGATTGACTGTTGCTGGCCGCATCGACCTGGAAGATCGCAGCCTGCACCATCCACTCCGGCGTCAGCTGATACTTGAGCTCGGCGCCCCAATGCGCGTTCGGGTAGTTGCCCCACCCGCTACCACCGGACATCGACAACGGGTGCGCGCAAAAACCGGCGCTGACAAAGCTGGTGAGGATGCCCATGCCGCCGAAATCGTTGCCCATGGCCATATAACCGACTTTGGCTTCCAGGTCCGGAGTGAACAAGGAGCGGGCGTAGCTCAGTTCGGTCATACGGGTGTAGTTGTAGCCGGCAGTTTCCTGTACAGCCAGACGGTTGCCCACCAAATCGTCAGAAGCGCTGTTGCCGCGGCGATCATTGATGGTCACCTGTACGACACCGGCGTTCGGCGTATCCAGCAACTTGCTCAGGTCAAAGCGTGCGCCCATGCGAACCTGCTGGGCGTAACGGGTACTGCGCTTGATACCACCATGCAGATTGTTGAAGGTTTCCGAGACATAGTCGGCGCTGAGCTTGACGCCCTCATCTTCAAGCTTTTGACGCTCGCCACCCCAATCACCGGTCATGTAGGGCCGGGTGTAAAAGTCGTCATCGGCAGCGGATGCACCTGGGCTGATCAACAGCGCGCTCAGGGACAGGCCGGCGACCAGACTGGAGGGCATCAGGGAACGAGGGGCAAAAGTAGGCATAGGTCTCTTTAGACAAATCATGTGACAAGCCGTCGCAGGGAGGGCTCTGGTGCGCGGCATGATAGAGACACAGAGGGGCGGGATTAAGCGGGCGAAGTGAAAATGATTATTGCCGAAACATGACGGAATGTTCCGACTGGTTAATTTATTTACATGGCATCAGCGCCGACTGCAGCGAGGGGGCATGCCCCTCGCTACCGAGAGATCAACCGCGCCAGCGCGTGGCAATCTTCAGCATGCCAGTCGGTCAATTCCGGCCAGGGGTTTTGCGGGACATTGACCAGCACCGTGCGCGCGCCGGCAGCGCGGCCGCAGTCCAGGTCGAAGCGATAATCACCCACCATCACCATCTCGCTCGGTGCCACGCCCCAGCGGCTCGCCAGCTGCAACAGGCCATCGGGATCGGGCTTGGGCAGCGCCTCGTCACGGCCGATGATATCGGCCACCGGGAAGCATTCGTCCAGGCCGATCGCCGCCAGGGTGACGTGTGCCAACTCGCGGGCATTGCGGGTCAAAATGCCTAACCGGCAACCCTGCGCGGCCAGCTCGCGCACCAGTGCCACCGCACCCTGCGCCGGTTGCGAGGCTACGGCCAGTTCGCGCTCGTGCTCCAGCAACCAGGCGTGCTTGGCGCGGCCCTCTTCGGCCGGCAACGCCGCCAGGTGGGTGAGAATGTCGTCCTCGGCAGGGATCGCCAGGGCTTGGCGAATGGCCGCGAAGTCGTGCACGGCGATGGTCAGGGTGCCGTCCATGTCGAACACCCAGTGGCGCACATCGGCCAGACTCATGACCAATCCTCGCGATGACGAATCAAGCCTTCCTGCGCGGATGAGGCCACCAACTGGCCCGCCTGGTTATAGATGCTGCCACGGGCGAAACCGCGGCCATTGCCGGCCCACGGGCTGTCCATGGCATACAGCAGCCATTCGTCCGCGCGCAGCGGACCGTGGAACCACAGCGCATGATCGAGGCTGGCGAGCTGCATGTCGCGGTGCCACACCGATTTGCCGTGGGGCAGCAACGAGGTGGTCAGCAGGTTGAAATCCGAGGCGTAGGCGAGGATGTACTTGTGCAGCGCCGCGGTGTCCGGCAACGCGCCATCAGCGCGGAACCACACGTATTTGAGCGGGTCACCGGGCTTGGGATTATAAGGATCGCGCTCAGTGACCGGGCGCACCTCGATGGGCTTGGCGCACAGCAGTTTTTCGCGCATGTGCTCGGGGATCAGGTGCGCGACCTGATGCATCATGTCCAGCTCGGTGGGCAGGTTGTCCGGCCCCACCACCTCGGGCATCTGCGCCTGATGGTTGAAGCCCTCCTCGGCGCTCTGGAACGACGCCGAGCAGAAGAAGATCGGCTTGCCCTTCTGCACGGCGGTCACCCGCCGAGTACTGAAACTGCCGCCATCACGGACCTTGTCGGTCATGTAGACCACCGGCAGCGAAGCATCGCCGGGGCGCAGAAAGTAGCCATGCAGCGAGTGCACCTGGCGCTCGGGATCTACCGTTTGAGTGGCCGCCGACAGCGATTGACCCAGCACCTGGCCACCGAACAACTGGCGAAACCCCAGGTCCTGACTGCGACCACGGAAGATGCTTTCTTCAACAGGCTCCAGCGACAGCATGTCGACCAGATCTTCCAGCACATGGCTCATGTCTCACTCCAACAGCGAATTCAAGAGGGAAATCATACAGGGTGAACGATGGCAGTGGCCAACCACACTCAGAGCGTCGCCTGCCACTGCTCGCGGGTGATACGGTACAAGCGTTGCCGCTGCAACGGGTGCCCCTCGGCCAGCGCGGGGTGGTCGAAATCGTCGTCGGCATCGCGGCGCATGCCGATTGCCTGCATGACTTTCTCCGATG
Proteins encoded:
- a CDS encoding MFS transporter, which translates into the protein MLMSAIARPLDKAATPGIGEKIRSGLAVGKTRWGMLALVFFATTLNYIDRAALGVMQPILAKEMSWTAMDYANINFWFQVGYAVGFLLQGRLIDKIGVKRVFFCAVLLWSLATGAHGLATSAAGFMVCRFILGLTEAANYPACVKTTRLWFPAGERAIATGIFNAGTNVGALLTPLMLPLILSVWGWQAAFLCIAFLGLFWAVLWGLKYFNPEDHPRLSETERAYVMGEPEPDQQGVPFHRILRMRGTWAFAGAFMCTAPVFWFYLYWLPPFLNQQYNLGINVTQMGIPLIIIYVAADFGSIGGGILSSWLIGRGMQPVKARLVSMLVFALTIISVIFAAGATSLWVAVAAISVAIAAHQAWTANIWSVVMDYTPKHMMSTVFGFGSMCAAVGGMFMTQIVGYMLTKTNNNYALLFTLIPVMYFIALSWLYLMAPRKVPVLDQA
- a CDS encoding DMT family transporter, which translates into the protein MSTTNTSLTATSQPFKGILVMLSATLLFAGHDVLSKYLSGFYPVMLVIWVRYLIHTLLMMGIFLPQSGLRVLRTKRPVLQVVRALCLLGTSMLFVTALQYIPLAEATAVNFLAPLLVTALSVPLLKENVSTGQWIAVLVGFCGVMVIVHPGGELFTPAILLPFCSALCFSFYQLLTRLVARVDSPTTSNFFAGIFNTLLMSAIVPFYWQWPTFWHGVLMLALGGCGMGAHLFLTQAFRHAPPAVLAPFGYAQIVFAGILGYLIFDHTPSLTAQIGIAVICASGIAAAWLQRRASRKM
- a CDS encoding sugar phosphate isomerase/epimerase, with protein sequence MSQRIISLAALTVLELSPPDMIEVAARAGYSHVGLRTEPATLEEHHFPLLRDAELRRQTLARLRDTGIKVLDIEILRLKPDTRVADFAVHLAAGAEFGAGELLVAGNDPDEQRMTERFAELCDLAAPYGIHPHLEFMPWTDCKRFTDAQRVVENAGRENGCVLIDAFHFDRSGSRLEQIASLSPSRMRYAQLCDVIGPRPDDMAEILRQARQERRFPGEGDCDLVGLLRALPPSLPLSLEIPTQRLLEQGVSALQRAQMAIDHTRRVLERL
- a CDS encoding IclR family transcriptional regulator, with translation MAGSQIERALSLLESLTGDARGLPMQALAEQLQIPKSAAHRMLAELIRLGYVRQNPDNSRYQLSTKLVALGFRYLANSGADIVQPILDRLAQETSELVRLGVVEGDHLTWIAKSQGARSGLRYDPDMGRDAPLFYTASGHAWLAHLSDAQALALVEAQGIADPADFGPQAPRNNIELLDRLRLARERGYAWVVESSAVGMSALAAAVRHPLSGQVVGVLSVAGPTARLAEARIHELSAVLVGAAAELSNASPASEMFG
- a CDS encoding FAD-dependent oxidoreductase: MSARPVIRATVDCDVLVIGSGAAGLACAVTAAWHGQKVILVEKDPVFGGATAWSGGWMWVPRNPLAQRAGINEDPAAPRTYLEHELGEHFDAARVDAFLHAAPHMVSFFERHTALQFADGNGIADIHGDTPGAGTGGRSVIAAPYNAYQLGSLLKRLRRTMRETSFLGMPIMAGADLTAFLTLTRSWRSALHVGKRLTRHLLGLAIKGRATHLVNGVALVARLAKSAEDLGVLLWESAPVTELIHEQNRVAGAHIDTPKGPVAIRARKAVVLATGGFANDIERRKALFPRTPTGAEHLALPPLGANGDGLRLGESVGAQVATDLASPVAWCPVSAVPYADGSVGHFPHIIERGKPGIIGVLANGKRFVNEAGGYYDYAKAMVEAAPGEEVASWLICSQPFQRRYGLGISRPFPIPVAPYVRSGYLKIGNTITELAHACGIDAEGLNATVSEFNRHARLGEDPEFGRGSTAYNRKQGDALHTPNPCVAPIEQGPFYAVKVRPGSFGTFAGLKTNAHGQVLDADGQAIAGLYAAGTDMASVMGGHYPAGGINLGPALTFGYIAARHIAGVCAYE
- a CDS encoding aldo/keto reductase; this translates as MPKLGLGTWPMLGDECTDAVVQALELGYRHIDTAAGYNNEAAVGKALEQSRVAREQIHVTSKVWWDKLQPADMRASFEATLHALRSDYVDLFLIHWPGKDWDLPKTIETLVSFKENGRARNIGVANFPLPLLKKVVEELNAPLAAIQVEYHVTLGQTALLDYARQHDMALTAYSPLVRNKVSQIAELQQIAAKHGVLPTQVALKWLLDQANVAAIPKAASQANQRNNLEALKVQLDDEDRALIAGLPKNQRLVNPDFAPQWDA
- the pcaG gene encoding protocatechuate 3,4-dioxygenase subunit alpha → MPIQLLNETPSQTAGPYVHIGLALAVAGLPPREQELWNRLAKPEAPGEHILLLGNVYDGNGHLVRDSFLEFWQADHQGRYQPEYNQENAFNSFGRTATTFDAGEWTLNTIKPGVVTTSAGVPMAPHINVSLFARGINIHLQTRLYFEDEAEANGKCPILNLIEQPARRETLIAKRCEVDGQLAYRFDIRIQGEGETVFFDF
- the pcaH gene encoding protocatechuate 3,4-dioxygenase subunit beta, which encodes MSDQDTSRFVIRDRNWHPKALTPDYKTSVPRSPRQALVSIPQTASESTGPDFSHLKFGEHDHDLLLNFNNGGLPIGERIILAGRVCDQYGKPLPHTLVEIWQANAGGRYRHKNDRYLAPLDPNFGGVGRMLTDSEGYYNFRTIKPGPYPWRNGPNDWRPAHIHVSVSGPSISTRLITQLYFEGDPLIPMCPIVKSIANPEAVQSLIARLDMAHANPMDCLAYRFDIVLRGQRKTHFENR